AGTATCTCTATAAGACGGTCAGAAAGTTCTTCGGTGAGGCGGTTGTGGTGACGCAGGAAGTCGAGGACATCATATCCTCCGCTATCGTGAAGGACAGTATCATCAACAACTCAGACTGCAAGATACTCCTTGACCAGAGGAAGTTCATGAACAAGTTCGAGCAGATACAGTCATTGCTCGGATTGACGGAAAAGGAGAAGTCGCAGATTCTCTCCATCAACCAGTCCAACGACCCGTCACGTCTCTACAAGGAAGTATGGATAGGACTTGGCGGAACGCAGTCGGCAGTATATGCCACAGAGG
The genomic region above belongs to Segatella copri and contains:
- a CDS encoding TraG family conjugative transposon ATPase, with the protein product HPILFPVTTIIIMELFINKMRRLKGIRKMIVIEEAWKAIASANMASYIKYLYKTVRKFFGEAVVVTQEVEDIISSAIVKDSIINNSDCKILLDQRKFMNKFEQIQSLLGLTEKEKSQILSINQSNDPSRLYKEVWIGLGGTQSAVYATEVSTQEYLAYTTEESEKLEVRALAEKLGDDMEAAIRQLAEDKQENK